CGCGCGCGAGAAAGACTCGACAACCGTAAGCATTGCAGGAATAGGTACTGTTTCAGGTCATATTGCTGCAGGCTCACCGAATGTCTTTATCAATAAACGTCCGGCAGCGCGCGTGAAAGATCCAGGGCGTTATTGTATCGCTGTGACTAATCGAGTCACGGAAGGTGCGCAGACGGTATTTATTAATGGTAAACCTGCGGCAAAGAAGACCTCAAGTATGAGCTTGTCGGGGCGGGTTACAGATGGTTCTGATAGTGTTTTTATTGGATAGATGTATTATAAATATTGATTTATTTTGATTAAAAGTGAGCTTGGTAATCTCCATCGACTAAAAACAGGTAATAGCCGTATGTATAATGATGGTTTACTTTGTAGATTAGCTTGTAGATTTTGAGGAGCGATGATGATACGAGTTGCTATTGTTGGCTTTGGTTTATCAGGTCGTGTTTTTCATGCGCCTTTTATTCATATATTAGAAGGTTATCAATTAACGCATGTAGTTACTTCGCGTCAGCAAGAGGTCAATGCACTATATCCTGATGTCGCTGTGATTGATAGTACTGAGGCTTTATTTAAGCAAAAATGTGTTGACCTTGTAATCATCACAACACCGAATGAACAGCATTTTCCTATGGCGAAGGCTGCCTTGTTATCGGGCCATCATGTTGTGACAGAAAAGCCCTTTGTGATCGATTCTAAGCAAGGTAAAGAATTAGTTCAACTGGCTGAGCGGCGAAATAGGATTTTATCAGTCTATCAGAATCGTCGCTTTGATACTGCGATGCTGACTTTGCAACGTTTAATAACGGAGCAGCGCCTAGGTGAAATTATGCAATACGAGGCTCATTTTGATCGTTTTCGTCCTTATGCAGAACAGAGTAAGTGGCGTCAGCAAGATCGGCCGGGTTCGGGCATTTTATTTGATTTAGGTTCTCACTTGATTGATCAAGCCTTGATGCTTTTTGGTCAGCCTGAACGGGTGTTTGCCGATTTAGCAATACAAGCTGAAGATGGGAAAACAAATGATTATGTGCATCTGATATTTTCTTATCAAAGTCGGCGCGTTATTTTGCATATGGGGAGTGTTGTCAGTAGTCAGACTCCGCATCTAAGTGTGCAGGGCACTCGGGGAAGTTTGATTATTAATCAGTTAGACCCGCAGGAAGGGTTACTTAGAGCAGGGAATTTACCGGGTGATGCTAATTGGCAGCAAGTGATGAATGATCAGCAGGCACTGTTAAATTTGGCGCAAGAGAATACAGTGAATATCACTCCTGAAAAAATAGATTGCCAGCCGGGAGATTACCGTAGATTTTATCAACAACTTGCCTCTTGTATTGAAAATAATACTGAAAACCCCGTCAGTGCTAAGAGTGCGTTGAAGACTATAGAGCTGATTGAAGCCTGTTATTTGAGTCATGCTCAAGGACGTTGGATTACTCTCTAAGATGTTATTTTAAACCTCGTAAGCTTTTAGTCTCGCATGGTTCAAAATACTAGATAATCGTCAGGGCTGACTGGTTTGTTTCTATCTTATTGAATATTAACAGTAAAAATGTTGTAAGTTTTTCTAACTCTTGGACAATCTATAGTAACTTCTATCAAGGCTCAGTAAGGCATAAAATAGCTCCATCAAGAATATAACTTGTTGCGCGCACAAGCTATTTCATTCATTTTTGGAGTAGCACAATGAATCGATCTTTTTCAAAAGGTATTATGTATACCCTGCTTTCATCTTTATGTATTGCCTTTATGGGAGTGGCTATGAAAGAAGGCAGCGCGAATGTCAGTGATAGTATGATTTTGTTTTTTAGGACATTAATTCCATTTATCGCCTTGTTATTTTTTATTAACAGTATTAGCTTTAAGCAAATCGGTCAAGACTTTAAAATCCATTTGTTGCGTGCACTAACTGCGATGATCGGCCAATTTGCTTATATTGCCTGTATTAATCAAGCCTCTATTTTTGAAGCGACCTTGCTTTATTATACAGGCCCATTATTTATTCCTGTATTAGCAAGAATCTTTTATAAAAAGCCAATGAATTTAAAAATGGTGCTTAGTATTATCATCGGTTTTATTGGTGTTGCTCTGGTTGCTCATCCAGACAGCGGCCATTTTAACTCAGCGATTTTACTCGGATTATTTTCAGGGTTTGCTATGGCGGTTTCTCAGGTCTGCAATTATGGCTTAACCAGCGATAGTCATTATATCAATAATGTTTTTGCGCTCTATGGATTGGGTAGCATTGTTTGTTTAATCCCTTTGGTTGTTGATTTTATTATGGGAACTGCCTTTTCTGGGACTAATAATAACGCTTCAGGTTTGAATTTATCCTGGTTTATTCTCTTAATGGCTTTTATTTTACCCGGTTTATTGAGCTTAGGAAATCAGGCCCTAAGAGACTTATCTTATCGTCAAGTTGAAAACCCAGGTCATTTATCTCCCTTTATGTTCTCTGCGGTGGTTTTTTCCGCCATACTTGAGTTTATTATTTTTGCTAAAGTACCGAATGCTTTGGCTTGGGGAGGTA
This genomic stretch from Piscirickettsia litoralis harbors:
- a CDS encoding DMT family transporter, which translates into the protein MNRSFSKGIMYTLLSSLCIAFMGVAMKEGSANVSDSMILFFRTLIPFIALLFFINSISFKQIGQDFKIHLLRALTAMIGQFAYIACINQASIFEATLLYYTGPLFIPVLARIFYKKPMNLKMVLSIIIGFIGVALVAHPDSGHFNSAILLGLFSGFAMAVSQVCNYGLTSDSHYINNVFALYGLGSIVCLIPLVVDFIMGTAFSGTNNNASGLNLSWFILLMAFILPGLLSLGNQALRDLSYRQVENPGHLSPFMFSAVVFSAILEFIIFAKVPNALAWGGMVLITLSSILIMFARSDKKCEGGESPQERLPQKSGAVRL
- a CDS encoding Gfo/Idh/MocA family oxidoreductase, with translation MMIRVAIVGFGLSGRVFHAPFIHILEGYQLTHVVTSRQQEVNALYPDVAVIDSTEALFKQKCVDLVIITTPNEQHFPMAKAALLSGHHVVTEKPFVIDSKQGKELVQLAERRNRILSVYQNRRFDTAMLTLQRLITEQRLGEIMQYEAHFDRFRPYAEQSKWRQQDRPGSGILFDLGSHLIDQALMLFGQPERVFADLAIQAEDGKTNDYVHLIFSYQSRRVILHMGSVVSSQTPHLSVQGTRGSLIINQLDPQEGLLRAGNLPGDANWQQVMNDQQALLNLAQENTVNITPEKIDCQPGDYRRFYQQLASCIENNTENPVSAKSALKTIELIEACYLSHAQGRWITL
- a CDS encoding PAAR domain-containing protein, coding for MGTVSGHIAAGSPNVFINKRPAARVKDPGRYCIAVTNRVTEGAQTVFINGKPAAKKTSSMSLSGRVTDGSDSVFIG